A region of Anolis sagrei isolate rAnoSag1 chromosome 2, rAnoSag1.mat, whole genome shotgun sequence DNA encodes the following proteins:
- the USP19 gene encoding ubiquitin carboxyl-terminal hydrolase 19 isoform X7: MSSSASVPGQRRTARGADDATNKKKQKDRANQESKEGERPVGSDSKKDLLLDWKQNADEVIVKLSLGGGIPKTEEVDASFTDTSCLIKLPGGRQWSCQFYQEIESSCSKVQFKKGNILQLVLQKKIPLHTWASLLKRCKDGSRDQTKKVCKENGKEKPTSVENITEDPQSCSTTESSRAKRELCNPKRGPGRSESTGGKNPSIPGLPTGPSAKRAVCTKTSLLEDEGNHSSMENTGLCGEADRQRSDQRAQGDAVLHLKGEKTEMGSVPMEMQASVAPTEVLPSPLRLGLEERIPEPAISCETPSEAVSSISRDLSSSLPSSDTEKSGWTKEKDALDAVVNEPEPTVNLTFVKNDFYEKGNDSMVVHVYVKEIHKEMSRVLFREQDFTLLFQTSDVNFLRLHPGCGSHTIFRWQVKLRNLIEPDQCTYNFTTARIDICLKKRHSQRWGGLEAPATRVGGAKVAMPTGPTPLDKSQPGSNQHTLSTKEEARAGEKEKPRAEESGLDGVAARTVSEHMPVKQEPLVPSPKPTCMVPPMTHSPVSSESVEEEEEEEDKKVCLPGFTGLVNLGNTCFMNSVIQSLSNTRELRDYFHDRSFESEINYNNPLGTGGRLAIGFAVLLRALWKGTHHAFQPSKLKAIVASKASQFTGYAQHDAQEFMAFLLDGLHEDLNRIQNKPYTETVDSDGRPDEVVAEEAWHRHKMRNDSFIVDLFQGQYKSKLVCPVCSKVSITFDPFLYLPVPLPQKQKVLTVYYFAKEPHKKPVKFLVSISKENSTAMEVLDSVSHSVRVNPENLRLAEVIKNRFHRMFLPSHSLDAVSPSDLLLCFEVLSPDLAKERVVELQVQQRPQVTSVPITKCAACQKKQQSEEEKLKRCTRCYRVGYCNVVCQRTHWSDHKTLCRPENIGFPFLISVPESRLTYARLAQLLEGYARYSVSVFQPPFQVGRMSPEQGLQHPEKQEPSARNSSATASATSDSTTTLESGDGARAPHLLPEPQASFSGPELQPELGDASAVRSKITPGRSSGLNLDSGMPETLVASRPDTCMELPCMELPRASKPEAAIPGYQHPSEGLSSHVTQFYINKIDASSKEQKLEDKGDIPLDLTDDCSLALVWKNNERMKEFVLVESKDLECVEDPGSASEAARAGHFTLEQCLNLFTKPEVLAPEEAWYCPKCKQHREASKQLMLWRLPNVLIIQLKRFSFRSFIWRDKINDMVDFPVRSLDLSKFCIGQKDEQQLPMYDLYAVINHYGGMIGGHYTAYARLPSDKNSQRSDVGWRLFDDSTVTTVDESQVVTRYAYVLFYRRRNSPVERPPRGPPHPSDPRADLAPSAEAAANQGISSSPFGTSLAPDVAPTLAPEGVAEHPTPSYNNMEEVD, translated from the exons ATGTCCAGTAGTGCCAGTGTCCCTGGTCAGAGGAGAACAGCACGGGGAGCAGATGATGCAACCAACAAGAAAAAACAGAAGGACCGAGCTAATCAGGAGAGCAAGGAGGGCGAGAGACCAGTTGGCAGTGACTCAAAGAAAG ACCTCCTGCTGGACTGGAAGCAGAATGCTGATGAGGTTATTGTAAAGCTGAGCTTGGGCGGTGGCATCCCAAAAACAGAGGAAGTGGATGCCTCTTTCACAGACACCAGTTGTCTCATCAAGTTACCTG GTGGTCGTCAGTGGAGCTGTCAGTTTTATCAGGAAATTGAGAGCTCTTGTAGCAAAGTTCAGTTCAAGAAAGGCAATATCCTACAATTGGTGCTGCAGAAGAAGATCCCACTCCACACGTGGGCTTCACTGTTG AAACGCTGCAAAGATGGCTCAAGAGACCAGACCAAAAAGGTGTGCAAGGAGAATGGCAAGGAGAAACCCACTTCCGTGGAGAACATCACCGAGGATCCCCAATCTTGTAGCACCACAGAGTCATCCAGGGCTAAACGAGAGCTCTGCAACCCAAAGCGAGGTCCTGGAAGGAGTGAAAGCACAGGAGGAAAGAACCCATCCATCCCAGGGCTACCAACTGGCCCGAGTGCCAAGCGGGCAGTGTGCACTAAAACCAGTCTCTTGGAGGATGAAGGGAATCACAGCAGCATGGAAAACACAGGACTCTGTGGGGAAGCTGACAGACAAAGGAGTGATCAGAGAGCTCAAGGGGATGCTGTATTGCACTTAAAG GGTGAAAAAACAGAGATGGGATCGGTGCCCATGGAAATGCAGGCCTCTGTGGCTCCTACAGAGGTATTGCCCTCTCCACTCAGACTTGGTTTAGAAGAGAGGATCCCAGAACCAGCCATTTCTTGTGAGACTCCATCAGAAGCTGTGTCTTCCATCAGCAGAGATCTCTCTTCCTCTCTACCGAGTAGTGATACTGAAAAGAGTGGGTGGACCAAGGAGAAGGATGCTCTAGATGCTGTTGTTAATG AACCGGAGCCCACTGTGAATCTGACGTTTGTCAAGAACGATTTCTATGAGAAGGGGAACGATTCTATGGTGGTGCATGTTTATGTGAAGGAGATTCACAAGGAGATGTCCAGGGTGCTCTTTCGGGAGCAAGACTTCACATTACTATTCCAGACAAG TGATGTCAACTTCCTGCGACTGCATCCTGGCTGTGGCTCTCATACAATATTCAGGTGGCAAGTAAAACTCAG GAATCTCATAGAACCAGACCAGTGCACCTATAATTTCACCACTGCCCGTATCGACATCTGCCTGAAGAAGCGGCATAGCCAACGCTGGGGGGGCCTGGAAGCTCCAGCCACACGAG TGGGTGGTGCAAAGGTGGCCATGCCAACAGGTCCTACCCCCTTGGATAAAAGCCAACCTGGGAGTAACCAGCACACTCTTTCCACCAAAGAAGAAGCTCGAGCAGGTGAAAAGGAGAAGCCACGGGCAGAGGAAAGTGGCCTGGATGGTGTCGCTGCTCGAACGGTGTCTGAACACATGCCGGTGAAGCAGGAGCCTCTTGTGCCCTCG CCCAAGCCAACATGCATGGTCCCACCCATGACTCACAGCCCTGTCAGCAGTGAAAgtgtggaggaagaagaggaggaagaggacaagaAGGTGTGCTTGCCAGGTTTCACAGGATTAGTGAACCTGGGCAACACTTGTTTCATGAACAGTGTTATCCAGTCTCTGTCCAACACACGGGAGTTGCGGGACTACTTTCATG ATCGCTCCTTTGAATCTGAGATCAACTACAACAATCCACTGGGAACTGGAGGGCGACTGGCTATTGGTTTTGCTGTGCTGTTGAGAGCACTCTGGAAAGGCACTCACCATGCCTTCCAGCCTTCCAAGCTAAAG gCAATTGTGGCCAGCAAGGCAAGCCAGTTTACAGGTTATGCTCAACATGATGCCCAAGAATTCATGGCTTTTCTGTTGGATGGGCTACATGAGGATCTGAACCGCATCCAGAACAAGCCCTACACAGAAACAGTGGACTCAGATGGACGGCCAGATGAG GTTGTTGCAGAAGAGGCCTGGCACCGGCACAAAATGAGGAATGACTCCTTCATTGTGGACCTCTTCCAGGGCCAGTATAAGTCCAAGCTAGTGTGTCCTGTGTGCTCAAAG GTGTCCATCACATTTGATCCCTTCTTGTATTTGCCAGTCCCCCTTCCCCAGAAGCAGAAAGTCCTAACGGTTTATTATTTTGCAAAGGAACCCCACAAGAAACCTGTCAAG TTCCTTGTGAGCATCAGCAAGGAGAACTCCACAGCCATGGAGGTGCTGGACTCTGTGTCCCATAGCGTTCGAGTGAATCCTGAGAACCTGCGTCTGGCTGAG GTAATCAAGAACCGATTCCATCGCATGTTCCTGCCTTCCCACTCGTTGGATGCAGTCTCTCCCTCAGaccttctgctgtgctttgaggTGCTTTCTCCAGACCTGGCCAAGGAGCGGGTGGTGGAGCTGCAAGTTCAACAG CGTCCTCAGGTGACCAGCGTGCCCATCACCAAATGTGCCGCTTGTCAGAAGAAGCAGCAGTCCGAAGAGGAGAAGCTGAAGCGCTGTACTCGGTGCTACCGTGTTGGCTACTGTAATGT AGTGTGCCAGAGAACCCACTGGTCTGACCACAAAACGTTGTGCCGCCCTGAGAACATAGGCTTCCCCTTCCTCATCAGTGTTCCGGAGTCACGCCTCACCTATGCACGGCTAGCCCAGCTTCTGGAAGGTTATGCAAG ATACTCGGTCAGTGTATTTCAGCCACCCTTCCAGGTGGGCAGGATGTCACCTGAACAAGGCTTACAGCATCCTGAGAAACAAGAACCTTCTGCCAGGAATAGTAGTGCAACTGCTTCTGCTACGAGTGACAGCACTACCACTCTGGAGTCAGGAGATGGTGCTAGGGCCCCACACCTCTTGCCAGAACCCCAGGCATCTTTCTCTGGCCCTGAACTACAGCCTGAATTGGGGGATGCCAGTGCGGTGAGGAGCAAGATCACCCCAGGAAGAAGCTCAGGTCTGAACTTGGATTCAGGCATGCCTGAGACTTTGGTGGCCTCGCGGCCTGACACCTGCATGGAACTGCCTTGCATGGAACTACCAAGAGCCTCCAAGCCTGAAG CTGCCATCCCTGGTTACCAGCATCCATCAGAGGGCCTAAGTTCCCATGTTACCCAGTTTTACATCAACAAGATTGATGCTTCCAGCAAAGAGCAAAAACTGGAGGATAAAG GAGATATCCCACTGGACCTGACAGATGACTGTTCTCTGGCCTTGGTTTGGAAGAATAATGAGCGGATGAAGGAGTTTGTGCTGGTTGAGTCCAAGGACCTGGAGTGTGTGGAAGATCCAGGCTCTGCAAGTGAAGCTGCCAGGGCAGGACACTTCACCCTCGAACAGTGCCTCAACCTCTTCACCAAGCCAGAGGTCTTAGCCCCAGAGGAGGCCTG GTACTGCCCAAAGTGTAAGCAGCACCGCGAAGCATCTAAGCAACTCATGTTGTGGCGTCTGCCCAATGTCCTCATCATACAGCTCAAGCGGTTCTCCTTCCGTAGCTTTATTTGGAGGGACAAGATCAATGATATGGTGGACTTCCCTGTCAG GAGCTTGGACCTGAGCAAGTTCTGTATTGGTCAGAAGGATGAGCAGCAGCTACCTATGTATGATCTGTATGCAGTTATTAATCACTATGGAGGCATGATTGGCGGGCACTACACAGCTTATGCCCGATTGCCCAGTGACAAGAACAGCCAGCGTAGTGACGTGG GTTGGCGGCTCTTTGATGACAGTACAGTCACTACAGTAGATGAAAGCCAGGTGGTGACACGATATGCCTATGTGCTCTTCTACCGTCGACGGAACTCTCCTGTAGAGAGACCCCCAAGAGGGCCACCTCACCCCTCGGACCCTCGGGCTGACTTGGCTCCCTCTGCtgaggcagcagccaatcag
- the USP19 gene encoding ubiquitin carboxyl-terminal hydrolase 19 isoform X1, with protein MSSSASVPGQRRTARGADDATNKKKQKDRANQESKEGERPVGSDSKKEPFPILELVEPNWQRESEEDLLLDWKQNADEVIVKLSLGGGIPKTEEVDASFTDTSCLIKLPGGRQWSCQFYQEIESSCSKVQFKKGNILQLVLQKKIPLHTWASLLKRCKDGSRDQTKKVCKENGKEKPTSVENITEDPQSCSTTESSRAKRELCNPKRGPGRSESTGGKNPSIPGLPTGPSAKRAVCTKTSLLEDEGNHSSMENTGLCGEADRQRSDQRAQGDAVLHLKGEKTEMGSVPMEMQASVAPTEVLPSPLRLGLEERIPEPAISCETPSEAVSSISRDLSSSLPSSDTEKSGWTKEKDALDAVVNEPEPTVNLTFVKNDFYEKGNDSMVVHVYVKEIHKEMSRVLFREQDFTLLFQTSDVNFLRLHPGCGSHTIFRWQVKLRNLIEPDQCTYNFTTARIDICLKKRHSQRWGGLEAPATRGAVGGAKVAMPTGPTPLDKSQPGSNQHTLSTKEEARAGEKEKPRAEESGLDGVAARTVSEHMPVKQEPLVPSPKPTCMVPPMTHSPVSSESVEEEEEEEDKKVCLPGFTGLVNLGNTCFMNSVIQSLSNTRELRDYFHDRSFESEINYNNPLGTGGRLAIGFAVLLRALWKGTHHAFQPSKLKAIVASKASQFTGYAQHDAQEFMAFLLDGLHEDLNRIQNKPYTETVDSDGRPDEVVAEEAWHRHKMRNDSFIVDLFQGQYKSKLVCPVCSKVSITFDPFLYLPVPLPQKQKVLTVYYFAKEPHKKPVKFLVSISKENSTAMEVLDSVSHSVRVNPENLRLAEVIKNRFHRMFLPSHSLDAVSPSDLLLCFEVLSPDLAKERVVELQVQQRPQVTSVPITKCAACQKKQQSEEEKLKRCTRCYRVGYCNVVCQRTHWSDHKTLCRPENIGFPFLISVPESRLTYARLAQLLEGYARYSVSVFQPPFQVGRMSPEQGLQHPEKQEPSARNSSATASATSDSTTTLESGDGARAPHLLPEPQASFSGPELQPELGDASAVRSKITPGRSSGLNLDSGMPETLVASRPDTCMELPCMELPRASKPEAAIPGYQHPSEGLSSHVTQFYINKIDASSKEQKLEDKGDIPLDLTDDCSLALVWKNNERMKEFVLVESKDLECVEDPGSASEAARAGHFTLEQCLNLFTKPEVLAPEEAWYCPKCKQHREASKQLMLWRLPNVLIIQLKRFSFRSFIWRDKINDMVDFPVRSLDLSKFCIGQKDEQQLPMYDLYAVINHYGGMIGGHYTAYARLPSDKNSQRSDVGWRLFDDSTVTTVDESQVVTRYAYVLFYRRRNSPVERPPRGPPHPSDPRADLAPSAEAAANQASLLWQELEAEEEAARRLLRNPWRSGNRGSVDLASECPDESHVRYFVLGTMAAIVALFLNVFYPLIYQTHWR; from the exons ATGTCCAGTAGTGCCAGTGTCCCTGGTCAGAGGAGAACAGCACGGGGAGCAGATGATGCAACCAACAAGAAAAAACAGAAGGACCGAGCTAATCAGGAGAGCAAGGAGGGCGAGAGACCAGTTGGCAGTGACTCAAAGAAAG AGCCCTTTCCCATCCTGGAACTGGTAGAGCCTAATTGGCAGAGGGAATCAGAGGAGG ACCTCCTGCTGGACTGGAAGCAGAATGCTGATGAGGTTATTGTAAAGCTGAGCTTGGGCGGTGGCATCCCAAAAACAGAGGAAGTGGATGCCTCTTTCACAGACACCAGTTGTCTCATCAAGTTACCTG GTGGTCGTCAGTGGAGCTGTCAGTTTTATCAGGAAATTGAGAGCTCTTGTAGCAAAGTTCAGTTCAAGAAAGGCAATATCCTACAATTGGTGCTGCAGAAGAAGATCCCACTCCACACGTGGGCTTCACTGTTG AAACGCTGCAAAGATGGCTCAAGAGACCAGACCAAAAAGGTGTGCAAGGAGAATGGCAAGGAGAAACCCACTTCCGTGGAGAACATCACCGAGGATCCCCAATCTTGTAGCACCACAGAGTCATCCAGGGCTAAACGAGAGCTCTGCAACCCAAAGCGAGGTCCTGGAAGGAGTGAAAGCACAGGAGGAAAGAACCCATCCATCCCAGGGCTACCAACTGGCCCGAGTGCCAAGCGGGCAGTGTGCACTAAAACCAGTCTCTTGGAGGATGAAGGGAATCACAGCAGCATGGAAAACACAGGACTCTGTGGGGAAGCTGACAGACAAAGGAGTGATCAGAGAGCTCAAGGGGATGCTGTATTGCACTTAAAG GGTGAAAAAACAGAGATGGGATCGGTGCCCATGGAAATGCAGGCCTCTGTGGCTCCTACAGAGGTATTGCCCTCTCCACTCAGACTTGGTTTAGAAGAGAGGATCCCAGAACCAGCCATTTCTTGTGAGACTCCATCAGAAGCTGTGTCTTCCATCAGCAGAGATCTCTCTTCCTCTCTACCGAGTAGTGATACTGAAAAGAGTGGGTGGACCAAGGAGAAGGATGCTCTAGATGCTGTTGTTAATG AACCGGAGCCCACTGTGAATCTGACGTTTGTCAAGAACGATTTCTATGAGAAGGGGAACGATTCTATGGTGGTGCATGTTTATGTGAAGGAGATTCACAAGGAGATGTCCAGGGTGCTCTTTCGGGAGCAAGACTTCACATTACTATTCCAGACAAG TGATGTCAACTTCCTGCGACTGCATCCTGGCTGTGGCTCTCATACAATATTCAGGTGGCAAGTAAAACTCAG GAATCTCATAGAACCAGACCAGTGCACCTATAATTTCACCACTGCCCGTATCGACATCTGCCTGAAGAAGCGGCATAGCCAACGCTGGGGGGGCCTGGAAGCTCCAGCCACACGAG gTGCAGTGGGTGGTGCAAAGGTGGCCATGCCAACAGGTCCTACCCCCTTGGATAAAAGCCAACCTGGGAGTAACCAGCACACTCTTTCCACCAAAGAAGAAGCTCGAGCAGGTGAAAAGGAGAAGCCACGGGCAGAGGAAAGTGGCCTGGATGGTGTCGCTGCTCGAACGGTGTCTGAACACATGCCGGTGAAGCAGGAGCCTCTTGTGCCCTCG CCCAAGCCAACATGCATGGTCCCACCCATGACTCACAGCCCTGTCAGCAGTGAAAgtgtggaggaagaagaggaggaagaggacaagaAGGTGTGCTTGCCAGGTTTCACAGGATTAGTGAACCTGGGCAACACTTGTTTCATGAACAGTGTTATCCAGTCTCTGTCCAACACACGGGAGTTGCGGGACTACTTTCATG ATCGCTCCTTTGAATCTGAGATCAACTACAACAATCCACTGGGAACTGGAGGGCGACTGGCTATTGGTTTTGCTGTGCTGTTGAGAGCACTCTGGAAAGGCACTCACCATGCCTTCCAGCCTTCCAAGCTAAAG gCAATTGTGGCCAGCAAGGCAAGCCAGTTTACAGGTTATGCTCAACATGATGCCCAAGAATTCATGGCTTTTCTGTTGGATGGGCTACATGAGGATCTGAACCGCATCCAGAACAAGCCCTACACAGAAACAGTGGACTCAGATGGACGGCCAGATGAG GTTGTTGCAGAAGAGGCCTGGCACCGGCACAAAATGAGGAATGACTCCTTCATTGTGGACCTCTTCCAGGGCCAGTATAAGTCCAAGCTAGTGTGTCCTGTGTGCTCAAAG GTGTCCATCACATTTGATCCCTTCTTGTATTTGCCAGTCCCCCTTCCCCAGAAGCAGAAAGTCCTAACGGTTTATTATTTTGCAAAGGAACCCCACAAGAAACCTGTCAAG TTCCTTGTGAGCATCAGCAAGGAGAACTCCACAGCCATGGAGGTGCTGGACTCTGTGTCCCATAGCGTTCGAGTGAATCCTGAGAACCTGCGTCTGGCTGAG GTAATCAAGAACCGATTCCATCGCATGTTCCTGCCTTCCCACTCGTTGGATGCAGTCTCTCCCTCAGaccttctgctgtgctttgaggTGCTTTCTCCAGACCTGGCCAAGGAGCGGGTGGTGGAGCTGCAAGTTCAACAG CGTCCTCAGGTGACCAGCGTGCCCATCACCAAATGTGCCGCTTGTCAGAAGAAGCAGCAGTCCGAAGAGGAGAAGCTGAAGCGCTGTACTCGGTGCTACCGTGTTGGCTACTGTAATGT AGTGTGCCAGAGAACCCACTGGTCTGACCACAAAACGTTGTGCCGCCCTGAGAACATAGGCTTCCCCTTCCTCATCAGTGTTCCGGAGTCACGCCTCACCTATGCACGGCTAGCCCAGCTTCTGGAAGGTTATGCAAG ATACTCGGTCAGTGTATTTCAGCCACCCTTCCAGGTGGGCAGGATGTCACCTGAACAAGGCTTACAGCATCCTGAGAAACAAGAACCTTCTGCCAGGAATAGTAGTGCAACTGCTTCTGCTACGAGTGACAGCACTACCACTCTGGAGTCAGGAGATGGTGCTAGGGCCCCACACCTCTTGCCAGAACCCCAGGCATCTTTCTCTGGCCCTGAACTACAGCCTGAATTGGGGGATGCCAGTGCGGTGAGGAGCAAGATCACCCCAGGAAGAAGCTCAGGTCTGAACTTGGATTCAGGCATGCCTGAGACTTTGGTGGCCTCGCGGCCTGACACCTGCATGGAACTGCCTTGCATGGAACTACCAAGAGCCTCCAAGCCTGAAG CTGCCATCCCTGGTTACCAGCATCCATCAGAGGGCCTAAGTTCCCATGTTACCCAGTTTTACATCAACAAGATTGATGCTTCCAGCAAAGAGCAAAAACTGGAGGATAAAG GAGATATCCCACTGGACCTGACAGATGACTGTTCTCTGGCCTTGGTTTGGAAGAATAATGAGCGGATGAAGGAGTTTGTGCTGGTTGAGTCCAAGGACCTGGAGTGTGTGGAAGATCCAGGCTCTGCAAGTGAAGCTGCCAGGGCAGGACACTTCACCCTCGAACAGTGCCTCAACCTCTTCACCAAGCCAGAGGTCTTAGCCCCAGAGGAGGCCTG GTACTGCCCAAAGTGTAAGCAGCACCGCGAAGCATCTAAGCAACTCATGTTGTGGCGTCTGCCCAATGTCCTCATCATACAGCTCAAGCGGTTCTCCTTCCGTAGCTTTATTTGGAGGGACAAGATCAATGATATGGTGGACTTCCCTGTCAG GAGCTTGGACCTGAGCAAGTTCTGTATTGGTCAGAAGGATGAGCAGCAGCTACCTATGTATGATCTGTATGCAGTTATTAATCACTATGGAGGCATGATTGGCGGGCACTACACAGCTTATGCCCGATTGCCCAGTGACAAGAACAGCCAGCGTAGTGACGTGG GTTGGCGGCTCTTTGATGACAGTACAGTCACTACAGTAGATGAAAGCCAGGTGGTGACACGATATGCCTATGTGCTCTTCTACCGTCGACGGAACTCTCCTGTAGAGAGACCCCCAAGAGGGCCACCTCACCCCTCGGACCCTCGGGCTGACTTGGCTCCCTCTGCtgaggcagcagccaatcag GCTTCTCTGCTCTGGCAGGAACTGGAGGCAGAAGAGGAAGCTGCCAGGAGGCTCTTGAGGAACCCTTGGAGGTCTGGCAACCGAGGATCAGTGGACCTTGCCTCAGAGTGTCCTGATGAAAGCCATGTCCGATACTTTGTCCTGGGCACCATGGCAGCCATTGTGGCACTCTTCCTGAATGTCTTCTACCCACTCATCTATCAGACCCACTGGAGGTAG